tgagtcagccaggtccTGCCCTTCTTAAATAGCCCTCACTAGACTCTCATTTCTATCACCCAACCTCTACCTTTCCAGAAGAACTGTCAGTAATTGCTGGTCTCCATTTCTTCACCTTTCACCCAACCCAGTCCAGCCTAGCTACTACCACCTTATCATGTCATTAGAAGAGCTTCTGTTTGGACTGCCAGAAATTCCTTACTCCTAAGTCCAAtacatattttcatctttttggcCTCTTAGCAGAACCTGTACTTCTGACTGTTCTTTCTTAAAACATGCTTCTCTTAGCTTCTATGACCTCATACTCTGGTTTCCTTCCTGGCTGTCTGGCTATTCCTCCTGCCTCTACACATTTATCTTCTACTTGGCCATTACATGTCACACTTCTAGGCTTAGTTCCTGCCTTCAAATCTCACTCCCACCAATGCCTGCTTTTCGTTACAACCTAAATACACAGGGACTGATCTTCTATCTCTAGCCCAGATCTTTCCCCTGGTTTCTTGTCCTAGGAAAACCCGATTGCCTAGCTGATGTCTCCATTTGGAAATCTCAAAGAGTAAGTCCAAATATACTACAGTCAGGAACTCATGATCTGTCTCCCCAAAAATGTTTCTCACCTAATCTCACCAACTCTCTAGTTCTTCAAGCCAGACAGCAGAAATCATTCTCGAACTTTTCCTTCATGCTCGCATCCATCCGTCAGTTCTTGTCAGTTCTGCCTCCCAGGTGTATCTGAACTCCAGCCACTTTTACTCTTCGTCATCAGCTCTACCTACTACTATTAACACACCTTCCTAGCCGGTCTCTGCGCAATGACATTTAGCACTCCCTACCCCACTCTGCCCCATTCCATTCTCCATACCAGAGCCAGAACAGTTTTTTTAAGGACTTCCCTTAATTTTCAAATGAAGATTAAAATCCCTTCCTTGGCCTAAAAGTAGTGCATGGGCTAGCCCTTACATCTCTTGTCTTTTCAGCCTTGTCCTGGGGGACACTGGCCTTTACGGTTTTCTCTGACCAGTTATCTCCTAGTGTCCTTCTAGATCTCAGAATTAACATAACATGGGAACCCGACTTCTTTCAGAACCGTGTACTTTTCTGATCACAGGACACCACAGTTAAAGCTTTAGATGTGTGTGATTATTTGACCAATATCTGTCTCCTCCATTAGACTCTGAGCTCTATCAGGAAGGAGTCAGGTTTTTGCTTGCTACTGTGTGTTGCTACTTCGTGCTCCATAAAGACCCAGTTAATGAATGTggtagaaggaagagagggaaaagggaataaTTTCTAAGGGCCTTTACTCTGGACTAGAACCTTTTCAAGGGCTGAGTACTTTCAACTTTATCTCTTCCTGCAGAACTCAGATGGCACACTGCCTAAATGGATCCTTGTGACCCATCACGGACGCTGCATTTTATTATCAAAGCTGAGTCAAAGGCATGCTTGTCCTTAAGGTGTTCCTAACATATATCATGCTGTCACAGAAAACTCTCACCTTCTTTGTCCTTAAAAGCTTGTGGTCCCTAAATTCAGTTAACTGGGCCCGAAGTGTCAGATCACTATTGACCAAGAATGCCTCCCGACACTGTTggtaaaaatcttgaaaagaaaatcctagaGAGTTCAAAAGGAGATGTGAACATAAGTCAGCACTGAAGACATGACCCCACATATCAAGGAACACAAAAAAAGTGCTGTTGCCGTAGTATGTCAAAGCGTTGTTAAgcattgctttaaaaacaaaacaacaacaacaacaaaaaaaaaaacaacctctggCAGAAGCAAAACTAGAGAACACTTAAGTATTAAACACTGTGgcttacattttaaagagaagtgATTGGCTGAAAATACTCATCTGTGACCAAGTAAAACATAAATCTTGTGGGAGCTTTAAACAGCATGAATAAAGTGGACTTTGAAAGAAGGAACTACTAGTAAGTCAAGAGAGCTGTacgattattaaaatatttatctaaatgAACACATAATTTTcatccaaggggaaaaaaatctgctaaGATGCCCAGCATATGAAATATAAACAATTGGTAGACACATGTCCACAGTTACCATAGGAACTTAGGAAATTTTACACAGGAACAGTAAAAATGGGCCGGGCAGGTCTTTCAAAGTGCCCTGGCCAGCAGCCTACTCAGCAGTGTCTCTGTGGGGTTCTTGAAAGTGTGCCACGTGGCAGACAAACTGATCCCAGAGCAAACCATTACTTGGCTCCTGTGAAACACTGCAGTGCTATTATTAGATTCCAGAAAAAGGAATTTATGGGGTGAAACAAAAGTCACACACAATTTAATATCATAAATATTAGATACCAATGTAAGAAGGGTTATCCTGGTTATCCAGCTGATACTTGATCAGTAGCCTGAAAATGcccctaagggaaaaaaaagcaaaaaacaaaaaacaattcaaatCCAGAATGTTAacatcaaaagagaaaagtaaaacagaCAAAGACAATCTGAACTACTTGGTGTaaactttttgtattttcttctgttcccttctcCAGGGAACATCCTTTCTTGGCCTACTTAAAAAggagaagcttttaaaaatttccttttaaggaaAATCTCAGAATGTTTTTAAGGCTACAGGTTGTTCAAGTTAGAAAATGtggaatatataataaaatgtacagaGAAAAATACTAATGCCATAACCCTAAAATAACAGCCACTAACATCTGATGTAGAAATCATATTTGTGTGCTGTCTTTTCAAATCTTCGTGGAATGAAGTAGGGTGGAAACACATTAATTCATGCATTTATGTATAGTATACACCATTTTATATCTCACCTACTTACTCATTTTTCCATCATTAAAAAGTCTTCCTAAATTTTTCATATCAATTTAGAAATGTACAAAGCGGAATTACAGGGCTGAAAGCATGCTACACTAAGATTTCCAGGAGTCCTTTGGTGTGGCAGAAACTTTAAAcctttatatttacatttttacgATAATCTAGACAATAATTACTATCAGCATATTTGGATCATCTGAATGGCCACATTATAAATAGATACTGCCAGTGACTCAGCAGCTAAACGTTGGTTAAAGTTTTTGATCACATTCATACCAAGGAAAGACTACATGATATTGGAGTTTgcataatgaaacaaaatttcatagttaaaaaaaaaaaagcagtggagGCTAGTACGCAGACATTTAGGGTATGCCAAACTACAAACTACTCGCATTAGAGCAGTCAGAGTCATCTCTAATGTCGAGTACTCACGCTGCACGGATTCCCAACTTCCCACATAGCAGCTTGCGTAGTCCGTTAACAGTAAGCACAGTTAAGACTGAATGAGACTTTTTCTGTTGCAATTCCATAGAAATTTTGATTACTCATTTAATGCACATTTCAACATTAATGCAATGCTAATCTTCAGGTATACAAAGCAGCTTTATAGAGTAAAAAAACTGATCATTAAAGTGtgaaaagggggcgcctgggtggctcagtgggttaaagcctctgccttcggctcaggtcatgatcccggggtcctgggattgagccccgcatcgggctctctgctcagtggggagcctgcttccccctctctctctgcctgcctctctgcctacttgtgatttctgtctgtcaaataaataaaaattttttttaaaaatgtgaaaagtatTATACCATTTGACTAGAAGTGCCATTGctcttgggaggaaaaaaaagatttcgcTAGTCTCACCTGCTTCTTTAAGAAacttaaaacacaataaaaatcatCGATGTTTGGATTAATTTATAGGTCTAATACATTCTAACTTGGGAGGAGTTAGTTATACTACCTTTATAATATCAGTCCACTCATCCAAGAACAcagtatttttcttcatcttttcaaattttagtaATTCTCAACAGGGcttgtttttaaacaattcatCTTGTTAATTGTTCTAGAATTCTGTGCTTGGGAGGGGAGAATCTACCCTCAAAGCCTTTTTCAACAGGTTAATTATCATGCCCTTTATGTTTTGCCAGTTTATGCTATATCCAGCTTTTCTTAGCTTTTATTAATTCAGATACTCCTCTAGGTGAGGCTGCTGAAAGGGCTTCACTGGAGACATTACAGAGATGTTTAAAACCAAGAGTTTGGAAGTCAGGTAGATTCGGATCAAAATCTCTCTGCCCTTTGCTATCTACCGTATAGTGGTGGTGAGGATCAAAGGAGTTATTTTATGTCATTGGCCCTATGTCTGTATCACAGTGttcaatatataattaaaaataaccatcagATTGAAGTAAAACCCatcaaaattctttttcctccGCAATGACCCATTATCTTGAGATGctcttatttagaaatataaaaattaagaaaaaaaatgttgacactACCGTTAAGGAGTCTGCTATTGCATAACCCAGTACTGGCAACTCTATTTTTTACTCTCTTAATCCTGCAAACTAAGTAGAGactttagaattttagaattgcCATTAAAACCTACTCACGAATATCAtataatgtagatttttttagaaaaagaaattagagtttTCATTCTTACCTTGCATTAGGGGTAAGGCTTCGTAAGACATGAATTAGGGAACTAAGTGGTAACGATCCAGATTGTTTAACCAGAAGCGAATTCTCATAGGAGGTTTCTTCAGTATAAGGACTATATGTAGTAGTTTCATACCAGAGCCAGTTATAAAGACTCTGCTTTGCATGATCCCACACTACAGCATGTGATTAAAGGAAACAGAAGTTACTAATTAGTGTCATATTATCATGTTACTAGAGTCCACTCTAGGAAAGaaagtgttaaataaaaaatgagcccTGGGGGCGCGGgtgcggctcagtgggttaagcctctgcctttggctcgtgtcAGGATCTCCTGGTCCcttgatcgagtcccacattgagtcccctgccaagcagagagcctgcttcctcctctctctctctctgcttgcctctttgcctacttgtgatctctgtcaaacaaaatctttaaaaaataaaatcttaaaaaaaaaaatcctgaaaatttttcatttttgccatttccCCATCCGTATCAGTACCTCACAACTTAATTTCATTGTCAACCAACATGTGGATTTTTATTGTCTATtaactacaatttaaaatatattagtgtTACCAGGGCACAGGGATTTTCACAAAGTCTCAgaattaaatgcataaaataaatgttgCAATACCACAAAGAGTAGAAAGAGACCAAAATAATAGTTGGGCTGCTTCTCTTCGTGAAACTTCAGGTGTAAAACACCCCCTttagaatctgaatttttttccccaagaattaTGTTCTGAATCAGACTGAGAACACTTTTACTTTTAGCATGTGACCTTATGCATGCAACAAAAGACAAAGTGtactgaaaaacaataaaaatgttatgatTTACAACATTAAGAAATTTCTTAAGACTGatatcctgagaaagaaaaatggtaataCTTACTGAGAGGGGCATTGAGGTGATCGATAGATGCTATAAGGTATATGTTACGTAAAGATGACAACTGTCCAATAATTTGCTGGCTTTTGTCTCCTCTCAACATTTGGCTATCCAAATTGTGGATGAGAAGGAAGAGTTCCAAAGAAGAATCTAAAAGGAAAGACtattcaattattatttataaggAGTATTTGTAAAGTCCTTAACCACACCCAATGCCTGTGTATTAAAAGATGTGTCACAGTAGTACGGGACAAAGTAACTATTGCATAGAGGTATGTACTTTATTTGAGAAGATAACAGTTTCCCAAAAGAGGCAACAGGTTATTGAAGTCTTAAGGAAATTCACTGAAAATCAGTGGGGACTGAACGTTAAGTGGAATGGTTAGCACCTGAATCAGGTCATCAGGCAGTTTCAGTAAGGCACCAGGAAATAAGGCTCCATGCATTTTGGGTTGGAGGTAAATCTGTACACGTTGCATTGCAGggcgggaggggagaggggacaggcaCACACCAAAAGTTCTCTCTTTGCATTAAGAGACAGAAAACCCTGATTATCACAAAagccaaagaagacaaaaaagggTGGGGGTGGAATTTAGGATATTGCTCAAGGCATCAGGAAAGTCAGAGAGgtaaaaaaatgtcttaaaggTCAATGAAGGCAGCATTTGGAGGTACTTGCAGAGACCAAGATAGAAGAAGGATGAGCCAAGGCCACCTGTGTTTAGTAAGAAAATTATAGGTGATCTTCAAGCATATAGTTCAGGTAGCACAGAAGtaagaagttaagaaaaatgtAGAAGCGGGATATGTCTTCAAAAAATCTGAAATCACTGAAATAGGAAAAATCAAATAGTGTGAAAGGGCAGTAGAATCAGGTAAACCTCTTCTTATGCTGGAAGAAGCCCTATACGTGTTCAAAAGCCACTGACAAGTCTCTCCAAAGCTGTTAAGAAATAGGACATAATGGAGGATGAGCCTTTTCGAGAGAGTAAGTAAATTTTTCTCACTGTGGCTAGAGGGACAAGAGACAATATAGGTACAAAGACTGACAACATTTTGAAAGTCAAGATGCCACCATAATCAATAGTACCTaagttatatataaacatatttctattttagaattgAATTACACTTAAATGttgatatatttacatttatatcatATGCATACTACATAATTCtgaattatgtaattatatattcaaattatataCCCATATGTAAAAActtttatataacttatataattataatttatataattacaaGTATGTTTTAtagaaacaatatataaaataggcATTATATATGAATAGGCACCTATTTTCATGAGCATATAAACAATATCAAAATTCTCTGTCAGatcaattattacttttttttcccccttttttaagtagattccatgcccagcgtgaagcctaatgtagggcttgaactcatcaccctgagattgagacctgagctgataccaagagttagacacttaaatgagccacccaggcaccctactccTTTTAATTCTTTAGTGGCTAAGTGGTAACTGTTGGAccctaaataattttatttttaatgttttgatatgCTCACATAGCCAAAACATCTAcaccaaaggaaaaacaataacGTTTCTTTCCATTCCACAGATTTTAGTGTATGAAACTGTTCAAATGCAATGATATTTACtccaaataaagagataaaaatgtttcataaaaatagtaaacaatataaaaataccaaagaTGCATCTATCACCTGGGGGCATTTCACATGGACCAAGTAAAACCTGAGAACTGTTCTGAAACAACAGGCTTCGGGTTATACAAATTCAGGGCGGTATGAGCAATTCTTCCCTGTTAGGTATTAGTGAAGTTCACAGAAAAACTTCACAGAAAGGACAAATTATTTCAGAGAAACCTAATCAGCATTGAGAGAAGTATTATAATTGAAATAACCCACATTTTTGGATACAATAACACAGATATTCCTTGGTTTCAGATGGGGATATGTTCCAATAAACCCATCCtaacttgaaaatataaatcaaaaatgcatttaatacagtcaacctaccaaacatcatagcttagcctggCCCACCTTACCTGTACTCAGAACTCTTACGTTGGCCTACAGCTGGGCAaaaacacaaagcctattttacaATAGTGTTGAAAGTCCCAtgtcatttattgaatactgtactgaaattaaaaaagagaatggtTGTATGGGTACAGAATAGTTACAAGTTTATTGGTTATTTACTTCCATGGCCGTGTGGCTGATTGGGAGCCTTGGCTCTCTGTCACTGCCTAGCATCACAAGAAGAGTATAGTACCACATATggctagcccaggaaaagatcaaaattcaaaattggaAGTATGGTTTCTAGTGAATGGATATTGCTTTTCCACCATCACAAAGTCAAAAAATGGCACATCAATCCATTTTAAGTTGGGGACCATCTATCTGTACATGAATAAGCAGATGTGTATGCTTAGCTTCACCCTAAAACTAGAGCATCTACTTCACGTTACCTTCTTTAAATCTGTTTACTATCCAGTCTAGCTGATCCAACGCACTGCGGAAAGTACCCATATGATCCAGGACTTCTTCTGTTACAGAATTCAGGATCTATGTCATAAAAGTGAAAGAGGTACATCAATTACTACTTATTCTGTCATATAGGATAAATACAACTAAGaaatcaatcctttttttttaagttaaaaatgcatTGAGATTTCCCATCAAGTCTGAAAAACCACTTAAAAATCCTACTGGTGCTTAAGGATATCGAATTCATCTTTTGGCCCAAGTTATAGCTAAAATGGAACATGGGAGAACAATAAAGATGTACACGTAAGAGGGTAGCAAAAATATCACCCCCCACCAATATGGCAAACGCTAGAATACCACAGAGCTATCAAAGAAAACGATACAAACATTAAAGgcacttttaaaaaggaatactgTGCTGGTTAATAGCCAGCACCAAAAGGTTTAGTTTTCAAATGATGAAGAAACACAAATGATCTATAATAAATGCATTATAAAACTACaaactattatttatattattactttcagaGTAGCAAAGTGACACAAAAGCATAATAAAACTAAAGTCTTCCATAATCCTGTCCTTCAGAGAAGCACAGTTGATATTTGGTATAGGAAACAACATAACATTCCTCTAAGACTTAATACATTTATCAGTTACAAAGTAGAAAATTCAGAGATGAGGATTCAAAGCTAGAACCCTGAGTCCAAACACATGATCTTAAGCACTATGCAATCCTACTACTGTAAAGGCTAAAAAAATTTGAACATGCCGGAATGAGAAGCACCCTCATTCACGTGGGGGTACGGACAGGCAGGGATATAATGTTGctccttttaacatttttgaaactTACTGATTTCACACTTATTCCAGGAAAGAAGCCATTgatgacaacatgaatggaatcTTGCAGCACACTGGTTCGAAACCTTTCTAGTAAATCTCTCTTAGAGCCCAAGCCATAAAGCACAATGTTGAACCCCAGGCTGTTAGGAAAGATAGCATTCATGACATTAAAGTTCGGTacctcttaattttttataatcaACTAGTTTCTTTAAGTTGATGAAAAACACGGAAAGGACTAGGGTAACTGAGTAACTACACCGATTCCCAGTTTATACGCAGGAGAAGCACAGCTTTACTGTGTCCACGCCACACTTCAGTTCCAGCTTCGGGAGCTTTCTTTCCAGCTCTTTATTATCCCTCAAGTGATCACGGGCTGGAGGCAAGGGAGAACAGCAGGGACAAGGCACTAACGGTTCCACAGGCTGAAGCAGAGTTTTAATTGATAGATTAAACAGGAAAGGTTTAGCAGAGGCCAGGCCACAAAGGTCTTGTTAAGTCAACTAATACATTAAGTAGACTTTATTTCAAGGACAATGACCATTTAAAAGCAACTACTCAGGTGTTAACAGAAATGTTCTAAGTAGGAAAGCAGCATGATATTTTTAGGAAGATAGTACTGGCTGATCGTGGGGAatggacagaaggagagacagaccGCCAAAGACTATGGACTTGAATTAGGTATTATGGGGAAAACTCATAGTTGTCAGGACCTTTACATGTCCAGTCAACAGGATTTGGAGTGGTTAGATGTGGAAAGTGATGGAAAAGgagtatttcaaaataacttttttttggCATAGGCAACTCCATGAATGGGGTGACATTCATTGTGCCAGGTTGCTGGGGCAGGTGGGAATGATGGGTTTAAGAggaattaaattttatgtatactgAATTATTTACAGGACATCCACTTGGAAACCTCCAACATACACTGAGATACCTTTATCTGTTGCTGAGGAGTGATACCTGGGCTGGGCCAGAGACACAACTATGGGAGTTTTTCACTGCGAAAAGCAACCAAAGCCAAGAGAGTCAGAAGATCCAGAACACCAAGCACTATGGGTCAAGCTAAAGCTCGACTCCATGACTGTTCATAGAGGTCAGTCGGGAACAGTATTTACGTGACACCCTGTAGCAACGCAGGGGAGcctagaaacagaagaaaagcaatgACCCCCACGCACAGATCAGCAAGGTAGCAGCAGCGGCAAAAAGCGGAATTCAGAGAGTTGGCAATTCTGCTGAAGGGGCTGACTGAGGTCTAGGCTGGGAAGCAAAGCTGAACAAGTTATCAGAGCTGACCTATTAGAAGGAGGAACCGGTCTGTAGGGGATGGGATCAGAGTGAAGAGCTACTTTACAAATTTATAACGAACAGATCTATAAACACTTACTGGGAGAAGCTGAGGTCCTAGCAGGAAGACAAGCATGGCCCTTTGATGTATTATTGGCAAAAGAAAACCAGGATCAATTGGGAAAATTGTGTCGATTTCTGTTTTTACTGCTTGGTGGACCTGCCTTCTTACTTATTCCAGTGACCATGTAACAGTGAGTATACATTTACAATAGCACACTTTTTAAGCACTTCCTTATACTAAGatcctttttaataaaagtataaaagtaattatagcaaaaaaaaagttttaataattcTTCTAGTTATTTTAAtgggaatttaaattttaacctgAAGTATCTGAAAAATGGTAAAATGGATAAACTATtctaagaaacaattttaaaatggtaaagtAATGTTTATAGGACAGATATCACAAAATTCTGAAGATCTATAGTACATGAAAATAGAATgagatcaaaataaatattatatcctCTTTAGGAACTTTGCTGTAGAAAACTGGACTTAAATGTAACTGATATCAATCTTGacaaattacattttcaaatacttAATTAGATAAGTAGTAACTGAGAATTCCTTAGGAATTTTTTACCATTCCTTAGGAATTCCTTAGGAATATTTTACCTTTGGCTTTCACATCTGATAAATTCAGACACATTTCTTGAAAACTAGAATTTGAGATGAGTCATACAATATGAAATTTCTACATATGAGtcataaaattaggaaaatacctattttttctaatttttatatataaaaatatattgcaaaaagttgactacaaaaagaaaattcaatgttAAACTGCTTTAACACAgacatataaatatgttattttacaaGGGTATGAAATGTTGATAGTACATACCGTAATTGCAACATCCATTTATGAAATAATTGTTCATATTGTTGATTTAGTTGTTTAAGTTcagcagaaaaggaaggagaaacttTGCCCAATAAGTTACGcaaagtttgctttaaaaaaaaaaaaaagaaaatcattctcaaACCATAAACATCAAAATCAGTccaaactaaaaatatttcactAGAGGTAGAGGTTGGAAGAGGCCAGTGGTAGATATATTACTGTAATCAGGTTTCATAATGAGTGCATTAACGGAATACACGTAATATTTCAAGTATGAtttaagtgttttctttaaaaaaattttttttagagagcatgagactgagagcaagagagagcgtgcacatgagtgcagggggagagggaataagagaatcccaagcaggcccccCACCTAGTGCAGAGCACagtccaacatagggctcgatcccatgaccccgaggtcatgaccgcaggtaaaaccaagagccagacccTCAAATGAGCTGGGCCGGCActcctgttttcttaaaaatttttaagcatcGTTTTCAGTACAAATATATAACACTAAAGAATTTCCCAAGTTTTGTTTAGAACCATTTCCATGATTATAAATTCCAAATACAAGGCTTTAATTTGTAAAAAGATCATTACCATAAGTAGATGATTAAGCCTGCCTCCCAGCTTTTACAACAAATCcaaacagattttttaattttttttttaaagattttattcatttatttgacagagagagagagagagagagatcacaagtaggcagagaggcaggcagagagagggggaagagcccaatgtgggcctcgatcccaggaccttgggatcatgacctgagctgaaggcagaggtttaacccgctgagccatccaggcgctcatccaaacagatttttaaaaacctacgaATTTGAAGAAATGTGAAAGCTTATGGTAACAGTGAAATATGAATTCTCAGAAAACATTAAAGGTTCTTTATAATTCACCATTATCACTAGTAAAATAAACTTGTATCATTGTTCCTCTACCAAGagcagctgctgcttcttttttaaagcaggctccacacccagggtgggcttgaactcttgaccctgagatcaagacctgaggttgAGTCAGTAAATcccgctctactgactgagccacccagatgcctcattcacatttaattttttaaaaatttttatttattaaatatctctaCCCTCAAAGAGGGGCTCAAAAcaatgatcccaagatcaagagtcacaggtgCCACTCCAGGTAAGCCCCAAAGCTGCTTCTAACAAATCCATCTTTGATAAATACAgcaaagttttgtgtttttctttcaggtttttttttttttagatttttatttattgatttgacagagagagacacagggagagagggaacacaagcagggggagtgggagagggagaagcaggcttcctgctgagcagggagccccatgtggggctcggtcccaggacccagggactatgacatgagccaaaggcagacgcttatgaCTGTGCCGCgtaggtgcccctagattttaaGGAAGTGACTGGGTGGCACAGTGAcataagcatccaactcttgatctcaggtcggttcttgatctcagggttgtgagagcatGGACAggacttaaaataataaatgaatgagggatgcctgggtggctcagttggttgggcagctgccttcggctcaggtcatgatcccagcgtcctgggatcgagtcccgcatcgggctccttgctcatcagggagcctgcttctccctctgcctctgcctgccattctgtctgcctgtgcttgctctctctccctctctctctctctgacaaataaataaataaaatctttaaaaaataaaaattaaaaaaaaatgaatgaatgaataagattttaagtaatctccacacccaatgtaggactcaaactcacaattcCAAgataagagtcacatgctctactgactgagccagccagatgccccagtatGGCAaagttttttaaacaataatgTAAATAAACTGTGGAACGTACATTGCCCTGTACCCAAAACTTAGAAATTCATGCTGGTGAATCAAATATAGCTCACTGTCTGAAAAGAAAACTCTAGCAAAAAGCTGTATATGCATTTTACCTTGGGGCTACCTTTTTCCCATGATTCTATCccttaagtaaaatatttttttaatactaaaggGTAGAGTTGGTTAGCTATGTCTGCAGCCAGTGCAAgaccttcccttccttcattACTGGTAACAGGTGTTCCTTTCATTTTAGCTCTTTCGGCATCTCAGTCCTGTGaaaccctgccttttttttttttttttaaagatttat
Above is a genomic segment from Lutra lutra chromosome 3, mLutLut1.2, whole genome shotgun sequence containing:
- the ORC2 gene encoding origin recognition complex subunit 2 isoform X2, yielding MMSKLELKEDKIMEVQFVGDDDVLNHILDREGESLKNGSAADGGNKVYSFQNRKHSEKMAKLASELANTPRKNVSFSLKNDPEIMINIPQCSKGHSASDKVQLKNSDKSENLSTAPSGPRKRLIVPRSHSDSESEYSASNSEDDDGVAQEHEEDTEEVILSQKSPSQNRAISAPVCKETPSKKMKRDKTSDLVEEYFEAHSSSKVLTSDRTLQKLKRAKLDQQTLRNLLGKVSPSFSAELKQLNQQYEQLFHKWMLQLRLGFNIVLYGLGSKRDLLERFRTSVLQDSIHVVINGFFPGISVKSILNSVTEEVLDHMGTFRSALDQLDWIVNRFKEDSSLELFLLIHNLDSQMLRGDKSQQIIGQLSSLRNIYLIASIDHLNAPLMWDHAKQSLYNWLWYETTTYSPYTEETSYENSLLVKQSGSLPLSSLIHVLRSLTPNARGIFRLLIKYQLDNQDNPSYIGFSFQDFYQQCREAFLVNSDLTLRAQLTEFRDHKLLRTKKGTDGVEYLLIPVDSGTLSEFLEKEEEES